One Akkermansiaceae bacterium genomic region harbors:
- a CDS encoding glucosylceramidase, producing MKKTAIHPRLDNSSCGASDTCSPTSIARRNFLKTTGLTAALLAAGRVPVMAGPFSPADFDKIIPADKKLSKDWIAGLYARGEALTATAPDLKYIGMPINGICTGQVYLGGDGQLWHWNLGGARDTKNNTPKGPRFVSPDVARCPMSQGFAIKAGGKEFSLDGKGFAKVEFTNQYPMATVDFADASCPVEVRLQAYTPFIPLNRDDSSYPVIVMRYTLKNTSPGDQKVAIAGWIENISNTKSGKRLCVYRELDSLSAVECSATMGKIKVGKNKAANALGMGSMALGLMGGGLPDIVDIARRQPGGAGVFVAKPDGLENGAVSELDFSERAFASLGKSVELKPGESQTISFALSWRFPITQYTKEFGRKTLKAPNHYATLWPTATGASAAVAQRENELYGTTRKWVDTWYDSTLPYWFLERTFVTVNCVQTQLGQRLGAHGKEPEYYNFDEGVKCCPGNCTHVWHYAQGLARVFPQIERECRDKVEFGLGFDPKSGVMRHRYGSGKFGDAIDGNCGTILRVLRESQMTTDYSFLKSIWSRVKVAMDHVIHKWDADEDGMLEGPQHNTLDEPWHGQVHWLINLYHAALKASAVMARQMDQPAVAQRYESIVAKGAPAMVDLLWNEKFGYFIHKPGESDHEKHGSTNGCHIDQVLGDSWLWNVGIDPILPKDKIRKSLEALWKYNFTPDVGAFRKVMTNGRWYATAGDAGLVMCTFPHGKIEPKSGKKSYAGYLNECMTGFEWQVAAHMIWEGMTEEGLAIGKAIYDRYQPKDRNPYNEIECSDHYSRAMASYGAYMAACGYQYDGPAGKLAFGPRLTPEDFRAGFTAAEGWGGFSQKVAGGQQTASLALHYGSLDLKEFAVDVVDGTQAKTALSTIDDKEIASDFKHENGRYVVRFPQGLGLRSGQTLRVKFVP from the coding sequence ATGAAAAAAACAGCAATCCACCCACGCCTCGACAACAGCAGTTGCGGGGCCTCCGACACTTGCAGCCCAACGTCGATAGCACGGCGCAATTTCCTTAAAACGACCGGACTGACTGCGGCGTTGCTGGCGGCCGGTCGGGTGCCGGTGATGGCGGGTCCCTTTTCGCCCGCGGATTTCGACAAGATCATCCCCGCCGACAAGAAGTTGAGCAAGGACTGGATTGCCGGTCTCTATGCGCGGGGCGAGGCACTGACGGCGACGGCACCGGATTTGAAATATATCGGCATGCCGATCAATGGCATTTGCACGGGACAGGTGTATCTCGGCGGTGATGGCCAGCTCTGGCATTGGAATCTGGGTGGAGCGCGTGACACGAAGAATAACACCCCCAAGGGACCTCGATTTGTCAGCCCGGATGTCGCGCGGTGCCCGATGAGTCAGGGCTTCGCCATCAAGGCGGGAGGTAAGGAGTTTTCGCTGGACGGCAAGGGGTTTGCCAAGGTGGAATTTACCAACCAGTATCCCATGGCTACTGTGGATTTTGCTGATGCGAGCTGCCCGGTGGAGGTGCGACTTCAGGCCTACACACCGTTTATTCCACTCAACCGGGATGACTCCAGCTACCCTGTGATTGTGATGCGTTACACCCTCAAAAACACGTCGCCGGGTGACCAGAAAGTAGCGATTGCCGGTTGGATTGAAAACATTTCTAACACCAAGTCTGGAAAGAGACTCTGTGTGTACCGCGAATTGGACAGCCTCTCAGCGGTTGAATGCTCGGCGACAATGGGGAAAATCAAAGTAGGTAAAAACAAAGCTGCCAATGCCCTTGGTATGGGCTCGATGGCGTTGGGGTTGATGGGCGGGGGATTACCCGACATTGTGGATATCGCGCGTCGTCAGCCCGGCGGCGCTGGTGTGTTTGTTGCCAAGCCGGACGGCCTGGAAAACGGCGCGGTTAGCGAGCTGGATTTCAGTGAGCGGGCATTTGCTTCGCTTGGAAAATCGGTCGAGTTAAAACCGGGTGAGTCCCAGACTATCAGCTTTGCCCTTTCCTGGCGCTTTCCCATCACCCAGTATACCAAGGAATTCGGGCGTAAAACCCTCAAGGCACCCAATCATTACGCAACACTCTGGCCAACCGCAACAGGCGCATCCGCCGCTGTCGCCCAGCGTGAAAATGAACTCTACGGCACCACCCGGAAATGGGTGGATACCTGGTATGACTCGACCTTGCCGTACTGGTTCCTGGAACGCACATTTGTCACTGTGAACTGTGTGCAAACCCAGCTCGGGCAGCGTCTCGGTGCGCACGGCAAGGAACCCGAGTACTACAACTTTGACGAAGGCGTCAAATGCTGCCCGGGGAACTGCACACACGTCTGGCATTATGCGCAGGGACTGGCACGGGTGTTCCCACAGATCGAACGCGAATGCCGGGACAAGGTCGAGTTCGGCCTGGGCTTCGACCCGAAGTCCGGGGTCATGCGGCATCGGTATGGATCTGGAAAATTTGGTGATGCCATCGATGGCAATTGCGGTACGATCCTACGTGTCTTGCGCGAGAGCCAGATGACGACGGACTACAGCTTTCTCAAAAGCATTTGGAGCCGGGTCAAGGTAGCCATGGATCATGTGATCCATAAATGGGACGCCGACGAGGACGGCATGCTGGAAGGGCCGCAGCACAACACGCTCGACGAGCCATGGCATGGACAAGTGCATTGGTTGATCAACCTCTACCACGCAGCCCTCAAAGCCTCTGCGGTGATGGCTCGACAGATGGACCAGCCTGCCGTCGCGCAACGCTACGAAAGCATCGTTGCCAAGGGGGCACCCGCGATGGTGGATCTGCTCTGGAACGAGAAGTTTGGTTATTTCATCCATAAACCCGGTGAGTCGGATCATGAAAAACACGGTTCCACCAACGGCTGCCATATTGACCAGGTCCTGGGGGATTCATGGCTCTGGAATGTCGGTATTGACCCCATTTTGCCCAAAGATAAAATCCGCAAGAGCCTGGAGGCGCTCTGGAAATATAACTTCACCCCCGATGTAGGTGCCTTCCGCAAGGTGATGACCAATGGTCGCTGGTACGCCACGGCGGGCGACGCAGGTCTGGTGATGTGTACTTTCCCCCATGGGAAAATCGAGCCCAAGAGCGGCAAGAAGAGTTACGCGGGCTATCTCAATGAATGTATGACCGGCTTTGAGTGGCAGGTCGCCGCCCACATGATCTGGGAAGGGATGACGGAAGAAGGCCTGGCCATCGGTAAGGCGATCTACGACCGCTACCAGCCCAAGGATCGAAACCCGTATAACGAGATCGAGTGCAGCGACCACTACTCGCGTGCGATGGCCAGTTACGGTGCCTACATGGCTGCCTGCGGTTACCAGTATGACGGACCCGCAGGGAAACTCGCCTTTGGCCCTCGGCTGACGCCGGAAGACTTCCGCGCAGGGTTTACGGCGGCCGAGGGGTGGGGTGGCTTTTCACAGAAAGTGGCGGGCGGGCAACAGACGGCATCGCTTGCTCTGCACTATGGCAGTCTTGATCTGAAAGAGTTCGCTGTGGATGTGGTTGACGGCACCCAGGCCAAAACGGCACTGTCAACGATTGACGACAAGGAGATCGCATCGGATTTCAAACATGAAAATGGTCGCTATGTGGTTCGTTTTCCGCAGGGGCTGGGTTTGAGGTCGGGACAGACCCTGCGCGTGAAGTTTGTGCCGTAA
- a CDS encoding family 43 glycosylhydrolase: MNKLVFIIGLWSTISAYAQSTGSASPKSRADYGKVVVSRSNVTGIGAEKGVMRRDPSDIIKVGELYYVWYSKGPKKSGYDATLWYATSPDGKAWTEKGMALAKGNKGNTGNTGKPGSGAWDEASVFTPNILVAEGKYWLFYTGISSKPKVMPDSRIGIAVADSPDGPWLRLPNNPVLRNSDKQEDFDSHLIDDACLMVREGKYWLYYKGRQLGKKPSHTQMGLAIADHPQGPYVKHPDNPVIPGNHAVLAWPQGQGVAAMIGDTGPADIIKTIQYAADGVHFSKTHDVIDGPRAGGFYRPEAISVSDKGGLPHWGLEIGTDGKLPYLKRFECKVTPTNESAE, encoded by the coding sequence ATGAACAAGCTGGTTTTCATCATCGGTTTATGGAGCACCATCTCGGCATACGCCCAGTCGACCGGGTCCGCTTCGCCGAAATCACGAGCGGACTATGGCAAGGTCGTGGTGTCGCGTTCGAATGTGACCGGAATTGGTGCAGAGAAGGGCGTGATGCGTCGCGACCCCAGCGATATCATCAAGGTCGGTGAGCTGTACTACGTGTGGTATTCCAAGGGGCCTAAAAAAAGCGGCTACGATGCGACGCTGTGGTATGCCACCTCGCCGGACGGCAAAGCCTGGACAGAAAAAGGAATGGCGCTAGCCAAGGGGAACAAGGGAAATACGGGAAATACGGGGAAGCCGGGTTCCGGTGCCTGGGACGAAGCCAGTGTCTTTACACCTAACATCCTGGTCGCCGAGGGGAAATACTGGTTGTTTTATACAGGCATTTCCTCCAAGCCGAAGGTGATGCCCGATTCCAGGATCGGGATTGCGGTCGCCGACTCACCGGATGGTCCATGGCTGCGATTGCCTAACAACCCGGTGTTAAGGAACAGCGACAAGCAGGAGGACTTCGACAGCCACCTGATCGACGATGCCTGCCTGATGGTGCGTGAAGGCAAATACTGGCTCTACTACAAGGGACGGCAGTTGGGCAAAAAGCCATCACACACCCAGATGGGGCTCGCTATCGCAGATCATCCGCAGGGTCCCTATGTCAAACATCCGGATAATCCGGTGATCCCGGGAAACCATGCCGTTTTGGCCTGGCCGCAGGGGCAGGGGGTGGCGGCAATGATCGGGGACACCGGACCGGCGGACATTATCAAGACGATCCAGTATGCAGCCGATGGTGTCCACTTTTCAAAAACGCACGATGTGATAGACGGTCCAAGGGCGGGTGGGTTTTATCGCCCCGAGGCAATTTCCGTTAGCGACAAAGGAGGCCTTCCCCATTGGGGGCTTGAGATCGGGACAGACGGGAAGCTGCCTTATCTCAAACGCTTTGAGTGTAAGGTCACCCCAACCAATGAGTCGGCGGAATAA
- a CDS encoding DEAD/DEAH box helicase — protein sequence MNQFSDLGLSDDLLRAVADKGYDTPSPIQAQAIPAVLKRRDVIACAQTGTGKTAGFTLPMIQILDETGSLKPSRSRPIRALVLTPTRELAAQVQESIKTYGVHTHLRSAVVFGGVKINPQIRQLRDGVDILVATPGRLLDLCQQRACKLDQVNMLVLDEADRMLDMGFINDIRKVIKMLPKKRQNLLFSATFSKEIRAMTQELLMDPIKIEISPEKTTAEKVRQTAYRCDAGAKSDLTVKLIKDGNWEQVLVFTRTKHGANRLSKKLDDSGIQSSAIHGNKTQGARTKALQGFKDGKVRVLVATDIAARGLDIANLPHVINFELPNIPEDYVHRIGRTGRAGEEGDAISLVCNDERPYFTAIEKLISQKIQLTDIEGFAPQLWPDRAPTASEVQKAAAARKNAARQARGPRPARSQAAKKKGKTQGSTFHSPAGAKTGGPGGSRRGNTRRRNSRGR from the coding sequence ATGAACCAATTTTCCGATCTCGGACTATCCGACGACCTCCTGCGTGCTGTAGCCGACAAAGGCTACGACACCCCCTCGCCCATCCAGGCCCAGGCCATACCCGCGGTGCTGAAGCGCAGGGATGTGATTGCATGCGCCCAGACGGGCACCGGCAAAACCGCTGGTTTCACCCTGCCGATGATCCAGATCCTGGATGAAACCGGCAGCCTCAAACCGTCGCGCTCCCGTCCCATCCGGGCACTGGTGCTGACCCCCACCCGCGAGCTTGCCGCCCAGGTGCAGGAAAGTATCAAGACCTATGGTGTCCACACCCATCTCAGGAGTGCGGTGGTGTTTGGTGGGGTCAAAATCAACCCGCAGATCCGCCAGCTCCGTGACGGTGTGGATATCCTGGTGGCAACGCCGGGCCGACTGCTAGACCTCTGCCAGCAGCGGGCGTGCAAACTCGACCAGGTGAATATGCTTGTGCTCGATGAAGCCGACCGCATGCTCGACATGGGATTTATCAACGACATCCGCAAGGTGATCAAGATGCTGCCGAAGAAACGTCAGAACCTTCTGTTCTCGGCGACCTTTTCCAAGGAGATCCGCGCCATGACCCAGGAGCTGTTGATGGATCCTATCAAAATCGAGATCAGCCCGGAAAAAACGACGGCTGAAAAGGTGCGGCAAACAGCCTACCGCTGTGATGCGGGAGCCAAGTCCGATCTCACGGTCAAGCTCATCAAGGACGGCAACTGGGAGCAGGTGCTTGTCTTCACCCGCACCAAGCACGGCGCGAACCGACTGAGTAAAAAGCTCGATGACTCGGGGATTCAATCCAGTGCCATCCATGGCAATAAAACCCAGGGTGCGCGCACCAAGGCGCTGCAAGGGTTCAAGGACGGCAAGGTCCGGGTGCTTGTCGCCACCGACATCGCAGCCCGTGGGCTCGACATAGCCAACCTCCCCCATGTGATCAATTTCGAACTGCCTAACATCCCCGAGGATTACGTGCACCGGATTGGCCGGACGGGACGGGCTGGTGAGGAGGGTGATGCCATTTCCCTGGTTTGTAATGATGAACGTCCCTACTTTACCGCCATTGAAAAACTCATTTCCCAGAAGATCCAACTCACCGACATTGAAGGCTTTGCCCCCCAGCTTTGGCCCGACCGGGCACCGACGGCGAGCGAGGTGCAAAAAGCAGCTGCGGCCCGTAAAAACGCGGCCCGCCAGGCACGTGGCCCCCGGCCTGCCCGCAGTCAGGCGGCCAAGAAAAAGGGTAAAACCCAGGGCAGCACGTTCCATTCTCCAGCCGGTGCCAAAACCGGTGGCCCGGGTGGCTCACGCAGAGGCAATACCCGGCGCAGGAACTCGAGAGGGCGCTAG
- a CDS encoding arylsulfatase produces the protein MKIHSVLSHAVAAIGAATLSFAAPAKPNIIYIMVDDAGIGDFSNYGGKHIKTPVMDRMSKEGMQFNRAYSGNAVCGPTRCVLMTGMHPGHALRRANQSKHGLLPTVKGTPTVASLLKKAGYATGGFGKWGIGNVGTEGVPEKHGFDLWYGYYDQVHAHDYYPTFLIRNSKEVKLRKNEGGKKGSYTHYLIEEQTIKFIEDHKDGPFFCYAAWTPPHGKYVIPDDDPCLKHYADKPWSQTVKNYAAMVTLLDQGVGRIIAKCKELGIADNTLIIYTSDNGANGPFIKALQSSGGLRGAKRSLYEGGIRAPMVAYWPGKVAAGSNTDLLTSQVDLMATAAEMAGVKAPDNDGISILPTLLGKDQKTTHRFLYFEIYEGAFQQCVRMGNWKGYRKGTKDPVKLYDLSKDPAENKNVAAGHPDVAKEIDAIMTREHTPSPHYFTPEHAGDKNPDKPAKKKKKK, from the coding sequence ATGAAAATACACTCTGTTCTCAGCCACGCCGTCGCGGCCATTGGCGCTGCGACGCTGTCCTTCGCAGCTCCTGCCAAACCCAACATCATCTACATCATGGTCGACGACGCCGGGATTGGCGATTTTTCCAACTATGGGGGGAAACACATCAAGACTCCGGTGATGGACAGGATGTCAAAAGAGGGTATGCAGTTCAACCGTGCCTACAGCGGTAACGCCGTCTGTGGCCCGACCCGCTGTGTGCTGATGACCGGAATGCATCCAGGCCATGCGCTGCGTCGCGCCAACCAATCCAAGCATGGACTGCTTCCGACGGTGAAGGGGACACCAACCGTGGCCTCCCTGCTGAAAAAGGCGGGGTATGCCACCGGCGGATTCGGAAAATGGGGGATCGGTAACGTCGGGACCGAAGGGGTGCCCGAGAAACATGGCTTTGACCTCTGGTATGGATACTACGACCAGGTCCACGCCCACGACTACTACCCGACCTTTCTCATCCGCAACAGCAAAGAGGTGAAACTGCGTAAAAACGAGGGGGGCAAAAAAGGTTCATACACCCACTACCTGATCGAGGAGCAGACGATCAAGTTCATCGAGGACCACAAGGACGGCCCCTTTTTCTGTTACGCGGCCTGGACGCCGCCGCATGGGAAATATGTGATCCCGGACGATGACCCGTGTCTCAAGCACTACGCGGACAAGCCGTGGAGCCAGACGGTGAAAAACTACGCGGCGATGGTGACCCTGCTTGACCAGGGGGTGGGGCGCATCATCGCCAAGTGCAAGGAGTTGGGTATCGCGGACAACACGCTCATCATCTACACCTCGGACAACGGAGCCAATGGCCCGTTTATCAAAGCCCTCCAGAGCTCTGGTGGCCTGCGCGGCGCCAAACGCTCACTTTATGAAGGTGGCATCCGCGCCCCTATGGTGGCTTATTGGCCGGGGAAGGTGGCGGCTGGCTCAAACACGGACCTGCTGACGTCCCAGGTCGACCTCATGGCCACGGCCGCTGAAATGGCAGGTGTCAAAGCTCCTGATAATGACGGCATCTCAATCCTTCCCACCCTGCTCGGCAAGGATCAGAAAACCACCCACAGGTTCCTGTATTTTGAAATCTACGAGGGGGCGTTCCAGCAATGTGTCCGTATGGGCAACTGGAAAGGCTACCGCAAGGGCACCAAAGACCCCGTAAAGCTCTATGATCTGTCCAAAGACCCGGCCGAGAATAAAAACGTCGCAGCAGGTCATCCTGATGTCGCCAAAGAGATCGATGCCATCATGACACGCGAGCATACCCCGTCCCCCCATTACTTTACTCCCGAACACGCCGGTGACAAAAATCCCGACAAACCGGCCAAAAAGAAAAAAAAGAAGTAG
- a CDS encoding FAD-binding oxidoreductase has product MLKSHERRRFLRTMSMGSLACLMGSGRVPAREPAVKVSPRLRFLSPESEGYVDACRLFNSRLHFQPALVADCSTEQEVAQAVAYARAQRLQVTVKSGGHSFEGFSSNNGGMLINLSGMVKVDYDDTNHTVKAQPGCRLGQIGSLLLSQGRLLPSGSCAGVGLAGLALGGGYGLFARKFGLTCDHLTGLRMVDGHGRIHDSADDPLKGAELLHVCRGGGNGNFGIITEMRFNTVVAPRLFSSQRLGFRKLTPAQVDELARLWFVATTELPDDVFSAFVLNGSSLTVLVTFFDKGTGAHVDKVFQPMRAKAWKSGAVQTAPTGSAIVRYYGRPGPLPFKNASAGYYRDYQHIAKAVPAIARQVASVSGTVWQINTLGGRIANPEFARQSVYPHRSYPWLGEIQAYWDDPKHEQRAVENVARVQAMLAASGVGDHYRNYPDIHFNNWEKAYYGDGLDRIRAMKRQYDPDNTIRHPQSVK; this is encoded by the coding sequence ATGTTAAAAAGCCACGAACGCCGCCGGTTTCTTCGCACGATGTCGATGGGGAGCCTGGCGTGTTTGATGGGCTCCGGCAGAGTCCCGGCCCGGGAACCCGCTGTCAAGGTGAGCCCCAGACTCCGCTTCCTTAGCCCGGAGTCTGAAGGTTACGTGGACGCGTGCAGGCTCTTTAACAGTCGGCTCCACTTTCAACCCGCCCTTGTCGCCGATTGCAGCACCGAGCAAGAGGTTGCCCAGGCCGTGGCCTACGCCCGCGCCCAAAGGCTGCAGGTGACCGTCAAAAGCGGTGGGCATAGCTTCGAGGGGTTCAGTTCGAACAACGGGGGCATGCTCATCAATCTCTCAGGGATGGTGAAGGTGGACTACGATGACACGAACCACACCGTCAAAGCCCAACCGGGCTGTCGACTGGGGCAAATCGGCTCGCTGCTTCTCTCCCAAGGCCGCTTGTTACCCTCCGGCTCCTGTGCTGGCGTCGGACTGGCCGGCCTGGCCCTTGGGGGTGGGTACGGGCTGTTCGCCCGGAAATTCGGCCTGACCTGTGACCATCTTACCGGTCTGCGTATGGTTGATGGTCACGGCCGGATTCATGACAGCGCTGACGATCCGCTCAAGGGAGCCGAACTGCTGCATGTCTGCCGGGGCGGCGGCAACGGTAACTTTGGTATCATCACCGAGATGCGCTTCAACACGGTGGTCGCGCCCAGGCTGTTCAGCAGCCAGAGGCTCGGATTCCGCAAACTCACACCCGCCCAGGTCGATGAACTCGCCAGGCTCTGGTTTGTCGCGACCACGGAGCTGCCCGATGACGTGTTCTCCGCCTTTGTGCTCAATGGCTCGAGCTTGACCGTGCTGGTGACTTTTTTTGACAAGGGGACCGGGGCCCACGTTGACAAGGTGTTTCAACCCATGCGTGCCAAAGCCTGGAAATCCGGAGCCGTGCAGACCGCCCCCACGGGCAGTGCGATCGTGCGCTACTACGGTCGTCCCGGTCCGCTTCCCTTCAAGAATGCTTCCGCGGGGTATTACCGCGACTACCAGCATATCGCCAAAGCGGTTCCCGCGATCGCCAGGCAGGTCGCCAGTGTGTCGGGAACGGTCTGGCAGATCAATACGCTTGGCGGCCGGATTGCCAACCCGGAGTTTGCCAGGCAGTCGGTTTACCCTCATCGCAGCTACCCATGGCTCGGGGAAATCCAAGCCTACTGGGACGACCCCAAGCATGAGCAGCGTGCCGTGGAAAACGTGGCCAGGGTGCAGGCGATGCTTGCCGCGAGCGGGGTGGGCGACCACTACCGGAATTACCCGGACATCCATTTCAACAACTGGGAAAAGGCGTATTACGGGGATGGTCTCGACCGGATCCGGGCGATGAAAAGGCAGTATGACCCCGACAACACCATCCGCCACCCGCAGAGCGTCAAGTAG